The proteins below are encoded in one region of Streptomyces ficellus:
- a CDS encoding spermidine synthase, translating to MARNKRRARGPAAEAVTESVAGGVAELIPDPEHPRAWTLLIDGAPQSHVDLDDPARLGFAYQRRLGHVIDLVAPPGRPLKAVHLGGGALTLARYVAATRPRSTQQVVEVDAPLVELVRRALPLDPAARIRVRTADARAGLGKVPDGWADLVVADVFSGARTPAHLTSTEFLTEVRRVLAPGGHYAANLADGPPLAHLRGQIATAAAVFPELALAADPAVLRGRRFGNAVLLASGVPLPVAELTRRVATDPHPGRVEHGRGLTDFTGGAAAVADARAKDSPLPPASVFE from the coding sequence ATGGCGAGGAACAAACGGCGTGCACGGGGTCCGGCGGCCGAGGCGGTGACCGAGTCCGTGGCCGGCGGGGTCGCCGAGCTGATACCCGACCCGGAGCACCCACGGGCCTGGACGCTGCTCATCGACGGGGCGCCCCAGTCGCACGTGGACCTCGACGACCCGGCCCGGCTCGGCTTCGCGTACCAGCGGCGGCTCGGCCATGTCATCGACCTCGTCGCACCGCCGGGGCGGCCCCTGAAGGCGGTGCACCTCGGCGGCGGCGCCCTCACCCTCGCCCGGTACGTCGCCGCCACCCGGCCCCGCTCCACCCAGCAGGTCGTCGAGGTCGACGCGCCCCTCGTCGAGCTGGTGCGCCGCGCGCTGCCGCTCGACCCGGCGGCCCGCATACGGGTGCGCACCGCGGACGCCCGCGCCGGACTCGGCAAGGTGCCGGACGGCTGGGCCGACCTGGTCGTCGCCGACGTCTTCAGCGGCGCCCGCACCCCCGCCCACCTCACCAGCACGGAGTTCCTCACCGAGGTGCGGCGCGTCCTCGCCCCCGGCGGGCACTACGCCGCCAACCTCGCCGACGGCCCGCCCCTGGCCCACCTGCGCGGACAGATCGCCACCGCCGCCGCCGTCTTCCCCGAACTCGCGCTGGCCGCCGACCCGGCCGTGCTGCGCGGACGCCGCTTCGGCAACGCGGTCCTCCTCGCCTCCGGCGTACCGCTCCCGGTCGCCGAGCTGACCCGCCGGGTCGCGACCGACCCGCACCCGGGGCGGGTGGAGCACGGCAGGGGGCTGACCGACTTCACCGGCGGGGCGGCCGCCGTCGCCGACGCGCGCGCCAAGGACTCACCCCTGCCGCCCGCCTCCGTGTTCGAATGA
- a CDS encoding ABC transporter substrate-binding protein gives MNRLMRGFARRFPRRALPLAAAVVLGAVPAAGCGRSGDDPAGRTVLTVGLFGSFGYEEAGLYDAYMRLHQDVVITQTSIQRNENYYPQLLTHLVSDSGLADVQAVEAINIAEVTATQADRLVDLGRAPGVRRADFLPWKWAQATTRDGRTVGLGTDIGPQAVCYRKDLFARAGLPTGRDAVGRLWAGDWRAYLETGRRYRDRAPAGTSFTDSASGVLSAVTGSSARRFYDEDGTVVYKTSPAVREAWDIAAAFATEGLTARLQQFTPAWDQAFANGTFATVSCPAWMLGYIEDKAGPAGEDLWDVAAAPRPANWGGSFLVVPKSGKRRAQAVRLAAWLTAPAQQATLFRRRGSFPSASAAHALPAVAGARHPYFGDAPTGRIYTRAARGVPVTVLGPKDLVIAQNLADIGMLQVDQKGRRPEDGWDAAVRTIDNALDL, from the coding sequence ATGAATCGCCTCATGCGTGGTTTTGCCCGCCGGTTCCCGAGACGGGCCCTGCCGCTCGCGGCCGCCGTGGTGCTCGGCGCCGTACCGGCGGCCGGCTGCGGCCGGAGCGGTGACGACCCGGCCGGCCGGACCGTCCTGACGGTGGGTCTCTTCGGATCGTTCGGGTACGAGGAGGCCGGCCTGTACGACGCGTACATGAGGCTCCACCAGGACGTCGTCATCACCCAGACGTCCATCCAGCGCAACGAGAACTACTACCCGCAGCTCCTCACCCACCTCGTCAGTGACAGCGGCCTCGCCGACGTCCAGGCCGTCGAGGCCATCAATATCGCGGAGGTGACCGCCACCCAGGCGGACCGGCTCGTGGACCTGGGCCGGGCGCCCGGGGTGCGCCGGGCGGACTTCCTGCCGTGGAAGTGGGCGCAGGCCACGACACGCGACGGCCGCACGGTCGGCCTCGGCACCGACATCGGGCCGCAGGCCGTCTGCTACCGCAAGGACCTGTTCGCCCGGGCCGGGCTGCCCACCGGCCGGGACGCGGTGGGCCGGCTGTGGGCGGGCGACTGGCGCGCGTACCTGGAGACGGGCAGGCGGTACCGCGACCGGGCACCGGCGGGCACGTCCTTCACCGACTCGGCGTCCGGGGTGCTGTCGGCCGTCACGGGCAGCAGCGCGCGGCGGTTCTACGACGAGGACGGCACCGTCGTGTACAAGACCAGCCCTGCCGTGCGCGAGGCGTGGGACATCGCCGCCGCGTTCGCCACCGAGGGCCTGACGGCGAGGCTCCAGCAGTTCACGCCCGCCTGGGACCAGGCCTTCGCGAACGGCACCTTCGCCACCGTCTCCTGCCCGGCCTGGATGCTCGGTTACATCGAGGACAAGGCGGGCCCGGCGGGTGAGGACCTGTGGGACGTGGCCGCCGCGCCCCGGCCGGCGAACTGGGGCGGCTCCTTCCTCGTCGTACCGAAGTCCGGGAAGCGCCGGGCACAGGCGGTGAGGCTGGCGGCCTGGCTGACGGCGCCCGCGCAGCAGGCGACGCTGTTCCGGCGGCGCGGCAGCTTCCCGAGCGCGTCCGCCGCCCACGCCCTCCCGGCGGTCGCCGGCGCCCGGCACCCCTACTTCGGTGACGCCCCGACCGGCCGGATCTACACCCGTGCCGCCCGGGGCGTGCCGGTGACGGTCCTCGGCCCGAAGGACCTGGTCATCGCGCAGAACCTGGCCGACATCGGCATGCTCCAGGTCGACCAGAAGGGCCGGCGGCCCGAGGACGGCTGGGACGCGGCGGTCAGGACCATCGACAACGCACTGGACCTGTGA
- a CDS encoding histidine phosphatase family protein, translated as MAPRILLARHGQTEWSLLGRHTGRTDIPLLEEGRRGAKLLGERLHRGPWDGLDGVEIRTSPLSRARKTCELAGFGDRAERWDALMEWDYGAYEGMTPPEIKASRPDWFIWRDGVPDGETLAQLSDRADQVVAWARSADRDVLVFAHGHILRSIAARWLGEPVSFAARIRLDPTSLSALGWAYGAPALERWNDTGHLEG; from the coding sequence ATGGCACCGCGGATCCTGCTCGCCCGGCACGGCCAGACCGAATGGTCGCTGCTGGGCAGGCACACCGGCCGGACGGACATACCGCTGCTCGAGGAGGGCCGCCGGGGCGCGAAGCTGCTCGGCGAGCGGCTCCACCGCGGGCCCTGGGACGGTCTGGACGGCGTCGAGATCCGCACGAGCCCGCTCTCCCGCGCGCGTAAGACCTGCGAACTCGCCGGCTTCGGCGACCGCGCGGAGCGCTGGGACGCGCTGATGGAGTGGGACTACGGCGCGTACGAGGGCATGACGCCGCCCGAGATCAAGGCGAGCCGGCCGGACTGGTTCATCTGGCGCGACGGCGTGCCCGACGGCGAGACCCTGGCCCAGCTCTCGGACCGCGCGGACCAGGTCGTCGCCTGGGCGCGCTCCGCCGACCGGGACGTCCTGGTCTTCGCGCACGGCCACATCCTGCGCTCCATCGCCGCCCGCTGGCTGGGCGAGCCCGTCTCGTTCGCGGCCCGCATCCGCCTCGACCCCACGAGCCTCTCCGCCCTCGGCTGGGCCTACGGCGCCCCCGCGCTGGAGCGCTGGAACGACACGGGGCACCTGGAGGGGTAG
- a CDS encoding tetratricopeptide repeat protein: protein MATSRTVPNLAFRHLRGQRSPGEFAAAVRRAAREIGEQVACDARYIGRVESGEIRCPNYAYERVFLHMFPGLSLTDLGFAAREQVRGRAARAAAAGAPAPLITTRNDEESDVLRRAFMTSGTATLAAASLGLGGVVPAPRAGGRFGETEVAAVEEAVRRIRLLDDRHGADRLYRMAAEPLRGAYALLDAGTAARRSTADRMHAGAGELALSVGWLAHDSGSPDDARSLYAEALATARVAGDAALEAHAFSNTSFLARDAGRYREAVRAAQAGQSAGRHLRSPRLLALLALREAGGRAGLGDRVACEEALGRAHTLFGRGRSDADPEWMSFFGEPELEALEAQCWSALGDWPRATRHARRAVALQDPHFTRNLALYRAQLAADLARGGSPEEAAATGEQVLDLLEDVHSSRVRAMLTDTARLLVPYADGATVSAFLERSAALAPA from the coding sequence ATGGCGACGTCACGGACGGTTCCCAATCTCGCCTTCCGCCACCTGCGCGGGCAGCGCTCCCCCGGCGAGTTCGCGGCGGCGGTGCGCCGGGCGGCCCGGGAGATCGGCGAACAGGTCGCCTGCGACGCCCGCTACATCGGGCGCGTGGAGTCGGGCGAGATCCGCTGCCCCAACTACGCGTACGAGCGGGTGTTCCTGCACATGTTCCCCGGGCTGTCCCTGACGGATCTGGGGTTCGCCGCCCGGGAGCAGGTGCGCGGCCGGGCGGCGCGTGCCGCGGCGGCCGGCGCGCCGGCGCCACTGATCACCACCCGGAACGATGAGGAGAGCGACGTGCTGCGTCGCGCATTCATGACGAGCGGCACCGCCACCCTGGCGGCCGCCTCGCTCGGTCTCGGCGGCGTCGTCCCCGCGCCCCGCGCCGGCGGCAGGTTCGGCGAGACCGAGGTGGCCGCCGTGGAGGAGGCGGTACGCCGCATCCGGCTGCTCGACGACCGGCACGGCGCGGACCGGCTGTACCGGATGGCCGCCGAACCGCTGCGCGGTGCGTACGCGCTGCTCGACGCCGGGACGGCGGCCCGCCGGTCCACGGCCGACCGGATGCACGCGGGCGCCGGCGAACTGGCGCTCTCGGTGGGCTGGCTGGCGCACGACTCGGGCAGCCCGGACGACGCCCGCTCGCTCTACGCGGAAGCCCTGGCCACCGCGCGCGTGGCGGGCGACGCCGCCCTGGAGGCGCACGCGTTCTCCAACACGTCGTTCCTGGCCAGGGACGCGGGCCGGTACCGCGAGGCGGTACGGGCGGCGCAGGCCGGGCAGAGCGCGGGACGGCACCTGCGCTCGCCCCGGCTGCTGGCGCTGCTGGCGCTGCGGGAGGCGGGCGGCCGGGCGGGCCTCGGCGACCGGGTGGCGTGCGAGGAGGCCCTGGGGCGGGCGCACACGCTGTTCGGGCGCGGAAGGAGCGACGCCGACCCGGAGTGGATGTCGTTCTTCGGCGAGCCCGAGCTGGAGGCGCTGGAGGCCCAGTGCTGGTCCGCCCTGGGCGACTGGCCGCGCGCCACCCGCCACGCCCGCCGCGCGGTCGCCCTCCAGGACCCGCACTTCACCCGCAACCTGGCGCTGTACCGCGCCCAGCTGGCGGCCGACCTGGCCCGCGGCGGCTCCCCGGAGGAGGCGGCGGCCACCGGGGAGCAGGTGCTGGACCTGCTGGAGGACGTCCACTCCAGCCGCGTCCGCGCGATGCTCACCGACACGGCCCGCCTGCTCGTCCCGTACGCCGACGGCGCGACGGTGTCGGCCTTCCTGGAGCGGAGCGCCGCCCTGGCGCCGGCCTGA
- a CDS encoding response regulator transcription factor, whose product MASVLVVEDDQFVRSALIRHLTEASHTVRSVGTALEALREVAHFRFDVVILDLGLPDLDGSEALKMLRGITDVPVIIATARDDEAEIVRLLNDGADDYLTKPFSVEHLSARMAAVLRRARAAAGEAPPSSLLQVGGLTVDPLRRQAELDGVRLDLTRREFDLLAFLAGRPGVVVPRKELLAEVWQQSYGDDQTIDVHLSWLRRKLGETAAKPRYLHTLRGVGVKLEPPQ is encoded by the coding sequence ATGGCAAGTGTGCTCGTGGTCGAGGACGACCAGTTCGTGCGCTCCGCCCTCATCCGGCACCTGACCGAGGCCTCCCACACCGTACGGAGCGTCGGAACGGCACTGGAGGCGCTGCGCGAGGTCGCCCATTTCCGGTTCGACGTCGTCATCCTGGACCTCGGACTGCCTGATCTGGACGGCTCCGAGGCGCTGAAGATGCTGCGCGGCATCACCGACGTACCCGTGATCATCGCCACGGCGCGGGACGACGAGGCCGAGATCGTCCGGCTCCTCAACGACGGCGCCGACGACTACCTCACCAAGCCGTTCTCCGTCGAGCACCTGTCCGCCCGGATGGCCGCCGTGCTGCGCCGCGCCCGCGCGGCCGCCGGCGAGGCCCCGCCCAGCAGCCTCCTCCAGGTCGGCGGGCTCACCGTCGACCCGCTGCGGCGCCAGGCCGAACTGGACGGAGTGCGACTGGACCTGACGCGCCGGGAGTTCGACCTGCTGGCGTTCCTCGCCGGCCGCCCGGGAGTGGTCGTCCCGCGCAAGGAACTGCTGGCCGAGGTGTGGCAGCAGTCGTACGGCGACGACCAGACCATCGACGTCCACCTGTCGTGGCTGCGGAGGAAGCTGGGCGAGACGGCCGCCAAACCCCGCTACCTGCACACCCTCCGGGGCGTCGGCGTCAAGCTGGAGCCGCCCCAGTGA
- a CDS encoding glycoside hydrolase family 18 protein: MGSTGNTGNTGSAGGRAAHRRRASARSKAIGAVVAAAVAGGAAFAFTGTAQAAAVGAAYTRTSSWDGGYTGQYVITNETDQARSDWTLEFDLPAGTRIGSLWNGDHTVKGQHVTVKPTSWNKQLAPGASVTVGFVTSATGEAGDPAGCLIDAAACSADGGTTPQPSGRPTEQPTPTPSAPAPTKPAPTKPAPTGPAPTATPGGPTATGAKFAPYVDTSLYPAYDLLDTATKTGVKEFNLAFITSGGSCAPLWGGVTGLADDKVAAQIGALRARGGDVRVSFGGAAGRELALNCATAGDLAAAYGKVVDQYKLTKVDFDVEGAALPDTAANTRRAQAVAQLQKSHPGLDVSFTLPVMPEGLTQPGVDLLADAGKNGVKIGAVNIMAMDYGPAYSGDMGEYAIQAATATQAQIKGVLGLSDAAAWKTVAVTPMIGVNDVTTEIFKVDDATQLVDFATSKGLAWLSMWSSTRDKQCAAGAVNHADATCSSILQQPLAFTKAFAAYQ; the protein is encoded by the coding sequence ATGGGCAGCACCGGCAACACGGGCAACACGGGAAGCGCGGGCGGCAGGGCCGCGCACCGTCGCAGGGCGAGCGCCAGGAGCAAGGCGATCGGCGCGGTCGTGGCGGCCGCGGTGGCCGGCGGTGCCGCGTTCGCGTTCACCGGTACCGCCCAGGCCGCCGCCGTCGGCGCCGCGTACACCAGGACCAGCTCCTGGGACGGCGGGTACACCGGTCAGTACGTCATCACCAACGAGACGGACCAGGCGCGGTCGGACTGGACGCTCGAGTTCGACCTGCCCGCCGGCACCCGGATCGGCTCCCTGTGGAACGGCGACCACACGGTGAAGGGGCAGCACGTCACCGTGAAGCCCACGAGCTGGAACAAGCAGCTCGCCCCCGGCGCCTCCGTCACGGTCGGCTTCGTCACCAGCGCCACCGGCGAGGCCGGCGACCCGGCCGGGTGCCTGATCGACGCGGCCGCCTGCTCCGCCGACGGCGGCACCACGCCGCAGCCCAGCGGCCGTCCCACCGAGCAGCCCACACCCACCCCGTCCGCGCCCGCGCCCACCAAGCCCGCGCCCACCAAGCCGGCCCCCACCGGCCCCGCGCCCACCGCGACCCCCGGCGGCCCCACGGCCACCGGCGCGAAGTTCGCCCCCTACGTCGACACCTCGCTGTACCCGGCGTACGACCTGCTCGACACCGCCACCAAGACCGGGGTGAAGGAGTTCAACCTCGCCTTCATCACCTCCGGCGGCTCCTGCGCCCCGCTCTGGGGCGGCGTCACCGGCCTCGCGGACGACAAGGTCGCCGCGCAGATAGGCGCCCTGCGCGCCAGGGGCGGCGACGTCCGCGTGTCGTTCGGCGGCGCCGCCGGCCGCGAGCTGGCCCTCAACTGCGCCACCGCCGGCGACCTCGCGGCGGCGTACGGCAAGGTCGTCGACCAGTACAAGCTCACCAAGGTCGACTTCGACGTGGAGGGCGCGGCCCTCCCCGACACCGCCGCCAACACCCGCCGCGCCCAGGCCGTCGCGCAGCTCCAGAAGTCCCACCCGGGCCTGGACGTCTCCTTCACCCTGCCCGTCATGCCCGAGGGGCTGACCCAGCCGGGCGTGGACCTGCTCGCCGACGCCGGGAAGAACGGCGTGAAGATCGGCGCCGTCAACATCATGGCGATGGACTACGGCCCCGCGTACAGCGGTGACATGGGCGAGTACGCCATCCAGGCCGCGACCGCCACCCAGGCCCAGATCAAGGGCGTACTGGGACTGTCGGACGCGGCGGCCTGGAAGACCGTCGCCGTCACCCCAATGATCGGCGTCAACGACGTCACCACCGAGATCTTCAAGGTCGACGATGCCACCCAGCTCGTCGACTTCGCCACGTCCAAGGGCCTGGCCTGGCTGTCGATGTGGTCCTCCACCCGCGACAAGCAGTGCGCGGCCGGCGCCGTGAACCACGCGGACGCCACGTGCAGCTCGATCCTCCAGCAGCCGCTGGCCTTCACCAAGGCGTTCGCCGCCTACCAGTAG
- a CDS encoding carbohydrate ABC transporter permease, with translation MTGDTTTTPLPDDTPARARATAPAPPPAPASPPVPRAGGAPGRRRTRRRTRRGARGGARWGPYAHIAPFFVLFGAFGLFPLLFTGWASLHRVELTAPTDMEWVGLRNYARLLTDEFFLNALRNTVTIGILSTVPQLLMALGIAHLLHHRLRGSTFFRVVVLTPYATSVAAATLVFVLLFGRDFGFVNWVLGVVGAGPVDWQNGRWTSRIAVSTIVVWRWTGYNALIYLAALQAVPDELYESAALDGASRWRQFVHVTVPSLRPTILFTVVVSTIGATQLFGEPLLFNGSAGATGGSEHQFQTLGLYLYEQGWVDLHLGRASAIAWAMFLILLLLGAAVALVGAYRRRRTP, from the coding sequence ATGACCGGCGACACCACTACGACACCCCTGCCGGACGACACCCCCGCACGCGCGCGTGCCACCGCCCCCGCTCCCCCTCCCGCCCCGGCCTCCCCGCCCGTCCCCCGCGCGGGCGGCGCCCCCGGGCGACGGCGGACGCGACGGCGGACGCGACGGGGCGCGCGAGGGGGCGCTCGATGGGGGCCGTACGCCCACATCGCCCCGTTCTTCGTCCTGTTCGGCGCGTTCGGGCTCTTCCCGCTCCTCTTCACCGGCTGGGCGTCCCTGCACCGGGTGGAGCTGACGGCGCCCACCGACATGGAGTGGGTGGGGCTGCGGAACTACGCGCGGCTGCTGACCGACGAGTTCTTCCTGAACGCGCTCCGGAACACGGTGACCATCGGGATCCTCTCCACCGTGCCCCAGTTGCTGATGGCGCTGGGGATCGCGCACCTGCTCCACCACCGGCTGCGCGGCTCGACGTTCTTCCGGGTCGTCGTCCTCACCCCGTACGCCACGTCGGTGGCCGCCGCGACCCTGGTGTTCGTCCTGCTCTTCGGGCGGGACTTCGGCTTCGTCAACTGGGTGCTGGGCGTCGTGGGCGCCGGGCCGGTCGACTGGCAGAACGGCCGGTGGACCTCGCGGATCGCCGTGTCCACGATCGTCGTCTGGCGGTGGACGGGCTACAACGCGCTGATCTACCTGGCCGCCCTCCAGGCGGTGCCGGACGAGCTGTACGAGTCGGCGGCGCTGGACGGCGCCTCGCGGTGGCGGCAGTTCGTCCACGTCACCGTGCCCTCGCTGCGGCCGACGATCCTGTTCACCGTCGTCGTGTCCACCATCGGCGCCACCCAGTTGTTCGGTGAGCCGCTGCTGTTCAACGGCAGCGCGGGCGCCACGGGCGGCTCGGAGCACCAGTTCCAGACCTTGGGGCTGTACCTGTACGAGCAGGGCTGGGTGGACCTGCACCTGGGCCGCGCCTCGGCGATCGCGTGGGCGATGTTCCTGATTTTGCTGCTCCTCGGGGCGGCCGTCGCCTTGGTGGGCGCGTACCGGAGGAGGCGGACGCCGTGA
- a CDS encoding carbohydrate ABC transporter permease, with protein sequence MTYAVLVVVTVLSLFPLVWTAIAASGTGGRLARTPPPVWFGGDLVENVRVAWTDAHMGVALLNTFVVASTVAAGTVLFSTLAGFAFAKLRFRFRNALLLLVIGTMTVPPQLSVVPLFMLVAELSWVDRLQSVVLPALVSGFGVFFMRQYLVRALPTELIEAARADGAGGLRVVWHVVFPAARPAMAVLAMLTFVMAWNDFFWPVIALTQSNPTVQVALTGLGRGYVPDQAVIMAGALLGTLPLLLVFVVFGRQIVGGIMQGAVKG encoded by the coding sequence ATGACGTACGCGGTGCTGGTCGTCGTCACCGTACTGTCGCTGTTCCCGCTCGTCTGGACGGCGATCGCCGCGTCCGGCACGGGCGGCCGGCTGGCGCGGACGCCACCACCGGTGTGGTTCGGCGGCGACCTGGTGGAGAACGTCCGCGTCGCCTGGACCGACGCCCACATGGGTGTGGCGCTGCTCAACACGTTCGTCGTGGCGAGCACGGTCGCGGCGGGCACGGTGCTGTTCTCCACGCTCGCCGGTTTCGCGTTCGCCAAGCTGCGCTTCCGGTTCCGGAACGCGCTCCTGCTGCTGGTGATCGGCACGATGACGGTGCCCCCGCAGCTGAGCGTGGTGCCGCTGTTCATGCTGGTCGCCGAACTGTCGTGGGTCGACCGGCTCCAGTCGGTGGTCCTGCCGGCGCTGGTGAGCGGCTTCGGGGTGTTCTTCATGCGCCAGTACCTGGTGCGGGCGCTGCCCACGGAGCTGATCGAGGCGGCCCGGGCGGACGGCGCGGGCGGCCTGCGGGTGGTGTGGCACGTCGTGTTCCCGGCCGCCCGGCCCGCGATGGCGGTCCTGGCGATGCTGACGTTCGTCATGGCCTGGAACGACTTCTTCTGGCCCGTCATCGCCCTGACCCAGAGCAACCCGACGGTCCAGGTGGCGCTCACCGGCCTCGGGCGCGGCTACGTCCCGGACCAGGCGGTCATCATGGCGGGCGCCCTGCTGGGGACCCTGCCGCTGCTGCTGGTCTTCGTGGTCTTCGGCCGGCAGATCGTGGGCGGCATCATGCAGGGCGCCGTGAAGGGATGA
- a CDS encoding sensor histidine kinase, which produces MRWALVKVALAVTVMVVLAFAVPLGLVIKEMARDRAFTNAERQAAAIGTSLSITTDRGQLDRAVASTQAGAAGRLAVHMPASGEPGARAMEIGAGRATEDDLDTVRRTPRASTAEVPGGYALLQPTAISTGQIAIVEVYVPEGEVTNGIATAWLVLAGVGLALVVGSVAVADRLGVRLVQPAQRLAHAAHDLGEGRLGARVPEEGPTELKSAAVAFNSMADQVVQLLANERELAADLSHRLRTPLTVLRLNAASLGEGPAAEQTRAAVEQLEREVDTIIRTAREAKPQTQAAGPGAGCDASEVVRERMAFWSALAEDEGRKVRLAGVDRPVRIPVARPELVASLDALLGNVFRHTPEGTAFSVDVHNGDDAVIVLVSDAGPGIEDPEAALVRGNSGARDGSTGLGLDIVRRVAESTGGDVRIGRSVLGGTEVRVWIGLDGRAHRVEGRRRRRGVSRRRRAQH; this is translated from the coding sequence GTGAGGTGGGCGCTCGTCAAGGTGGCGCTGGCCGTCACGGTGATGGTCGTGCTGGCGTTCGCCGTGCCGCTCGGGCTCGTCATCAAGGAGATGGCCCGCGACCGGGCGTTCACCAACGCCGAACGGCAGGCCGCGGCCATCGGCACCTCCCTGTCCATCACCACCGACCGGGGCCAGCTCGACCGGGCCGTCGCCTCCACCCAGGCGGGCGCCGCGGGGCGGCTGGCCGTGCACATGCCCGCGTCCGGCGAACCGGGCGCCCGGGCCATGGAGATCGGCGCCGGCCGGGCCACCGAGGACGACCTGGACACCGTGCGCCGCACCCCGCGCGCCTCCACCGCCGAGGTCCCCGGCGGCTACGCCCTCCTCCAGCCGACCGCCATCAGTACCGGTCAGATCGCCATCGTCGAGGTGTACGTCCCCGAGGGCGAGGTCACCAACGGCATCGCCACCGCCTGGCTGGTCCTCGCCGGTGTGGGCCTCGCCCTGGTCGTCGGCTCGGTCGCCGTCGCCGACCGGCTCGGCGTCCGCCTGGTGCAGCCCGCCCAGCGGCTCGCGCACGCCGCCCACGACCTGGGCGAGGGCAGGCTCGGCGCCCGGGTGCCCGAGGAGGGGCCCACCGAACTGAAGTCCGCCGCCGTCGCGTTCAACTCGATGGCCGACCAGGTCGTCCAGCTCCTCGCCAACGAGCGCGAGCTGGCCGCGGACCTCTCCCACCGGCTGCGCACCCCCCTGACGGTGCTGCGCCTGAACGCCGCCTCGCTCGGCGAAGGGCCCGCCGCCGAGCAGACCCGGGCGGCGGTCGAGCAGCTGGAGCGGGAGGTCGACACCATCATCCGCACCGCCAGGGAGGCCAAGCCGCAGACCCAGGCCGCCGGGCCCGGCGCCGGGTGCGACGCCTCCGAAGTCGTCCGGGAACGCATGGCCTTCTGGTCCGCGCTCGCCGAGGACGAGGGCCGCAAGGTGCGCCTCGCGGGCGTCGACCGGCCGGTGCGCATCCCGGTGGCCCGCCCGGAGCTGGTCGCCTCCCTGGACGCGCTGCTCGGCAACGTCTTTCGGCACACCCCGGAGGGCACCGCCTTCTCGGTCGACGTCCACAACGGCGACGACGCCGTCATCGTCCTCGTCTCGGACGCGGGACCCGGCATCGAGGACCCGGAGGCCGCCCTCGTACGCGGCAACAGCGGGGCGCGGGACGGCTCGACCGGGCTCGGACTGGACATCGTCCGGCGGGTCGCCGAGTCCACCGGCGGCGACGTCCGCATCGGGCGTTCCGTCCTCGGCGGCACGGAGGTCCGCGTCTGGATCGGGCTGGACGGGCGCGCCCACCGGGTCGAGGGGCGGCGGCGGAGGCGCGGCGTGAGCCGACGCCGCCGCGCCCAGCATTAA